Proteins co-encoded in one Lates calcarifer isolate ASB-BC8 linkage group LG17, TLL_Latcal_v3, whole genome shotgun sequence genomic window:
- the tcf3b gene encoding transcription factor 3b isoform X2 produces the protein MNEQQQRMAAVGTDKELSDLLDFSAMFAPPVANGKNRTMTLASSQFGGSAIDERSGSGSWGSAEQNSPSFSQGRGYGEGSHYNEHEGLSSPFISSGIAGKNERPPYPPFGSQPGFLPSDIAMPSPDAMSPSGLKSGSQFYPPYPNNPRRRPPEGGIDTQPKKIRKPPGLPSSVYASTSGDEYARDNGGYPGAKPGAVYPGSFYMQEDPWSSSGYSAMLGNSPHIGQPGSFSAINPQDRMKRQPLPLSPQNYPLHGSEVNGFHSAPTTYNHTPTINGEGIMANRGTTAGSSGDEIGKALASIYPSDHNSNNFSSAPSTPGSPQAIAGTGAQSQWQRPTTPNYEGQPHALQNKMEDRLEEAIHVLRSHAVGQGPGLEGAHSDMHSLLSSVHNGGLGGLSPAFPNASLALSNRHPAMGGKHEEPTGLPPSSTLLHGHHASGPTPSAGQPEGFTSLPGGMARSTHSSSSSDIKREDKEDDENSLADKSEEEKKDSKATRNRRKEALTLQMLSGLSDQKDDQDNEDDEDLPPEVKMERERERRVANNARERLRVRDINEAFKELGRMCQLHLSHDKPQTKLLILHQAVNVILNLEQQVRERNLNPKAACLKRREEEKVSGVVGEAPMQLSGGHPSMGGDGHNPVGHM, from the exons ATGAACGAACAGCAGCAAAGAATGGCTGCAGTGGGAACTGACAAGGAACTCAGCGACCTCCTGGATTTCAGTGCG ATGTTTGCGCCTCCAGTAGCCAATGGGAAGAACAGGACAATGACACTTGCCAGCAGTCAGTTTGGTGGATCAG cgaTAGATGAGCGCAGCGGCTCTGGGTCTTGGGGCTCGGCAGAACAGAACAGCCCCTCTTTCAGCCAAGGACGG GGCTACGGGGAAGGATCCCACTACAATGAGCACGAAGGCCTGTCCTCTCCATTCATCAGTTCAGGGATCGCag GTAAAAATGAGAGGCCACCATATCCTCCCTTTGGAAGCCAG CCTGGGTTTCTTCCCAGCGACATAGCGATGCCCAGCCCAGATGCCATGTCCCCCTCTGGCCTGAAGTCTGGCTCTCAGTTTTACCCACCATACCCCAACAATCCACGGAGAAGGCCGCCTGAGGGAGGCATAG ACACCCAGCCAAAGAAGATTCGGAAACCCCCTGGCCTGCCGTCCTCG GTGTATGCCTCTACATCTGGTGACGAGTACGCCAGAGACAATGGAGGATATCCTGGTGCTAAGCCTGGAGCTGTCTACCCTGGCTCTTTCTACATGCAAG AAGACCCCTGGTCATCTTCTGGCTACTCTGCCATGCTGGGCAACTCTCCTCACATTGGACAGCCAGGCTCCTTCTCTGCAATTAACCCACAGGACAGGATG AAGCGTCAACCCCTGCCTCTGTCCCCACAGAACTATCCTCTGCATGGCAGCGAAGTCAACGGCTTCCACTCAGCTCCCACCACTTATAACCACACACCCACCATCAACGGAGAGGGCATCATGG ccaaCCGAGGCACCACAGCTGGCAGTTCAGGAGATGAAATTGGGAAGGCTCTTGCCTCA aTTTACCCATCGGACCACAACAGTAATAACTTCTCCTCAGCTCCATCTACTCCTGGATCTCCTCAGGCTATCGCAGGTACAG GAGCTCAGTCTCAGTGGCAAAGACCAACCACACCCAACTATGAAGGGCAACCACACGCACTG CAGAATAAAATGGAGGATCGTTTGGAGGAGGCCATCCATGTACTGCGTAGCCATGCCGTGGGCCAAGGCCCTGGCTTAGAGGGCGCCCACTCTGACATGCACAGCCTGCTGTCTTCAGTACACAACGGGGGCCTCGGAGGCCTCTCTCCAGCTTTTCCCAATGCTAGCCTTGCCCTCAGTAACAGACATCCTGCTATG GGAGGGAAACATGAGGAGCCAACAGGCCTTCCTCCCAGCAGCACTCTTCTGCACGGTCATCACGCATCTGGACCGACACCATCAGCTGGGCAACCAGAGGGCTTTACCA GTCTCCCTGGTGGTATGGCCCGCTCCACAcactcctccagcagctcagacatcaagagagaagacaaagaggatGATGAAAACTCTCTTGCAGACAagtctgaggaggaaaagaaggactCCAAGGCCACACGTAATCGAAG aAAGGAGGCGTTGACCCTCCAGATGCTCTCTGGCCTTTCAGACCAGAAAGATGA TCAGGACAATGAAGACGACGAGGACCTTCCCCCTGAAGTGAAGATGGAGCGCGAGAGGGAACGGCGAGTGGCTAACAATGCTCGCGAGCGTCTCAGAGTACGGGACATCAACGAGGCGTTTAAGGAGCTTGGGAGGATGTGCCAGCTGCACCTCAGCCATGACAAACCTCAGACCAAACTTCTCATCCTGCACCAAGCCGTCAATGTCATCCTCAATTTAGAACAACAAGTCAGAG AGCGTAACCTTAACCCCAAGGCAGCATGTTTAAAACGCcgtgaggaggagaaggtgtcTGGGGTGGTGGGTGAAGCACCCATGCAGCTCTCAGGAGGCCATCCTAGTATGGGAGGAGATGGCCACAATCCAGTAGGCCACATGTAA
- the tcf3b gene encoding transcription factor 3b isoform X9 translates to MNEQQQRMAAVGTDKELSDLLDFSAMFAPPVANGKNRTMTLASSQFGGSAIDERSGSGSWGSAEQNSPSFSQGRGYGEGSHYNEHEGLSSPFISSGIAGKNERPPYPPFGSQPGFLPSDIAMPSPDAMSPSGLKSGSQFYPPYPNNPRRRPPEGGIDTQPKKIRKPPGLPSSVYASTSGDEYARDNGGYPGAKPGAVYPGSFYMQEDPWSSSGYSAMLGNSPHIGQPGSFSAINPQDRMNYPLHGSEVNGFHSAPTTYNHTPTINGEGIMANRGTTAGSSGDEIGKALASIYPSDHNSNNFSSAPSTPGSPQAIAGAQSQWQRPTTPNYEGQPHALQNKMEDRLEEAIHVLRSHAVGQGPGLEGAHSDMHSLLSSVHNGGLGGLSPAFPNASLALSNRHPAMQGGKHEEPTGLPPSSTLLHGHHASGPTPSAGQPEGFTSLPGGMARSTHSSSSSDIKREDKEDDENSLADKSEEEKKDSKATRNRRKEALTLQMLSGLSDQKDDQDNEDDEDLPPEVKMERERERRVANNARERLRVRDINEAFKELGRMCQLHLSHDKPQTKLLILHQAVNVILNLEQQVRERNLNPKAACLKRREEEKVSGVVGEAPMQLSGGHPSMGGDGHNPVGHM, encoded by the exons ATGAACGAACAGCAGCAAAGAATGGCTGCAGTGGGAACTGACAAGGAACTCAGCGACCTCCTGGATTTCAGTGCG ATGTTTGCGCCTCCAGTAGCCAATGGGAAGAACAGGACAATGACACTTGCCAGCAGTCAGTTTGGTGGATCAG cgaTAGATGAGCGCAGCGGCTCTGGGTCTTGGGGCTCGGCAGAACAGAACAGCCCCTCTTTCAGCCAAGGACGG GGCTACGGGGAAGGATCCCACTACAATGAGCACGAAGGCCTGTCCTCTCCATTCATCAGTTCAGGGATCGCag GTAAAAATGAGAGGCCACCATATCCTCCCTTTGGAAGCCAG CCTGGGTTTCTTCCCAGCGACATAGCGATGCCCAGCCCAGATGCCATGTCCCCCTCTGGCCTGAAGTCTGGCTCTCAGTTTTACCCACCATACCCCAACAATCCACGGAGAAGGCCGCCTGAGGGAGGCATAG ACACCCAGCCAAAGAAGATTCGGAAACCCCCTGGCCTGCCGTCCTCG GTGTATGCCTCTACATCTGGTGACGAGTACGCCAGAGACAATGGAGGATATCCTGGTGCTAAGCCTGGAGCTGTCTACCCTGGCTCTTTCTACATGCAAG AAGACCCCTGGTCATCTTCTGGCTACTCTGCCATGCTGGGCAACTCTCCTCACATTGGACAGCCAGGCTCCTTCTCTGCAATTAACCCACAGGACAGGATG AACTATCCTCTGCATGGCAGCGAAGTCAACGGCTTCCACTCAGCTCCCACCACTTATAACCACACACCCACCATCAACGGAGAGGGCATCATGG ccaaCCGAGGCACCACAGCTGGCAGTTCAGGAGATGAAATTGGGAAGGCTCTTGCCTCA aTTTACCCATCGGACCACAACAGTAATAACTTCTCCTCAGCTCCATCTACTCCTGGATCTCCTCAGGCTATCGCAG GAGCTCAGTCTCAGTGGCAAAGACCAACCACACCCAACTATGAAGGGCAACCACACGCACTG CAGAATAAAATGGAGGATCGTTTGGAGGAGGCCATCCATGTACTGCGTAGCCATGCCGTGGGCCAAGGCCCTGGCTTAGAGGGCGCCCACTCTGACATGCACAGCCTGCTGTCTTCAGTACACAACGGGGGCCTCGGAGGCCTCTCTCCAGCTTTTCCCAATGCTAGCCTTGCCCTCAGTAACAGACATCCTGCTATG CAGGGAGGGAAACATGAGGAGCCAACAGGCCTTCCTCCCAGCAGCACTCTTCTGCACGGTCATCACGCATCTGGACCGACACCATCAGCTGGGCAACCAGAGGGCTTTACCA GTCTCCCTGGTGGTATGGCCCGCTCCACAcactcctccagcagctcagacatcaagagagaagacaaagaggatGATGAAAACTCTCTTGCAGACAagtctgaggaggaaaagaaggactCCAAGGCCACACGTAATCGAAG aAAGGAGGCGTTGACCCTCCAGATGCTCTCTGGCCTTTCAGACCAGAAAGATGA TCAGGACAATGAAGACGACGAGGACCTTCCCCCTGAAGTGAAGATGGAGCGCGAGAGGGAACGGCGAGTGGCTAACAATGCTCGCGAGCGTCTCAGAGTACGGGACATCAACGAGGCGTTTAAGGAGCTTGGGAGGATGTGCCAGCTGCACCTCAGCCATGACAAACCTCAGACCAAACTTCTCATCCTGCACCAAGCCGTCAATGTCATCCTCAATTTAGAACAACAAGTCAGAG AGCGTAACCTTAACCCCAAGGCAGCATGTTTAAAACGCcgtgaggaggagaaggtgtcTGGGGTGGTGGGTGAAGCACCCATGCAGCTCTCAGGAGGCCATCCTAGTATGGGAGGAGATGGCCACAATCCAGTAGGCCACATGTAA
- the tcf3b gene encoding transcription factor 3b isoform X6, which translates to MNEQQQRMAAVGTDKELSDLLDFSAMFAPPVANGKNRTMTLASSQFGGSAIDERSGSGSWGSAEQNSPSFSQGRGYGEGSHYNEHEGLSSPFISSGIAGKNERPPYPPFGSQPGFLPSDIAMPSPDAMSPSGLKSGSQFYPPYPNNPRRRPPEGGIDTQPKKIRKPPGLPSSVYASTSGDEYARDNGGYPGAKPGAVYPGSFYMQEDPWSSSGYSAMLGNSPHIGQPGSFSAINPQDRMKRQPLPLSPQNYPLHGSEVNGFHSAPTTYNHTPTINGEGIMANRGTTAGSSGDEIGKALASIYPSDHNSNNFSSAPSTPGSPQAIAGAQSQWQRPTTPNYEGQPHALNKMEDRLEEAIHVLRSHAVGQGPGLEGAHSDMHSLLSSVHNGGLGGLSPAFPNASLALSNRHPAMQGGKHEEPTGLPPSSTLLHGHHASGPTPSAGQPEGFTSLPGGMARSTHSSSSSDIKREDKEDDENSLADKSEEEKKDSKATRNRRKEALTLQMLSGLSDQKDDQDNEDDEDLPPEVKMERERERRVANNARERLRVRDINEAFKELGRMCQLHLSHDKPQTKLLILHQAVNVILNLEQQVRERNLNPKAACLKRREEEKVSGVVGEAPMQLSGGHPSMGGDGHNPVGHM; encoded by the exons ATGAACGAACAGCAGCAAAGAATGGCTGCAGTGGGAACTGACAAGGAACTCAGCGACCTCCTGGATTTCAGTGCG ATGTTTGCGCCTCCAGTAGCCAATGGGAAGAACAGGACAATGACACTTGCCAGCAGTCAGTTTGGTGGATCAG cgaTAGATGAGCGCAGCGGCTCTGGGTCTTGGGGCTCGGCAGAACAGAACAGCCCCTCTTTCAGCCAAGGACGG GGCTACGGGGAAGGATCCCACTACAATGAGCACGAAGGCCTGTCCTCTCCATTCATCAGTTCAGGGATCGCag GTAAAAATGAGAGGCCACCATATCCTCCCTTTGGAAGCCAG CCTGGGTTTCTTCCCAGCGACATAGCGATGCCCAGCCCAGATGCCATGTCCCCCTCTGGCCTGAAGTCTGGCTCTCAGTTTTACCCACCATACCCCAACAATCCACGGAGAAGGCCGCCTGAGGGAGGCATAG ACACCCAGCCAAAGAAGATTCGGAAACCCCCTGGCCTGCCGTCCTCG GTGTATGCCTCTACATCTGGTGACGAGTACGCCAGAGACAATGGAGGATATCCTGGTGCTAAGCCTGGAGCTGTCTACCCTGGCTCTTTCTACATGCAAG AAGACCCCTGGTCATCTTCTGGCTACTCTGCCATGCTGGGCAACTCTCCTCACATTGGACAGCCAGGCTCCTTCTCTGCAATTAACCCACAGGACAGGATG AAGCGTCAACCCCTGCCTCTGTCCCCACAGAACTATCCTCTGCATGGCAGCGAAGTCAACGGCTTCCACTCAGCTCCCACCACTTATAACCACACACCCACCATCAACGGAGAGGGCATCATGG ccaaCCGAGGCACCACAGCTGGCAGTTCAGGAGATGAAATTGGGAAGGCTCTTGCCTCA aTTTACCCATCGGACCACAACAGTAATAACTTCTCCTCAGCTCCATCTACTCCTGGATCTCCTCAGGCTATCGCAG GAGCTCAGTCTCAGTGGCAAAGACCAACCACACCCAACTATGAAGGGCAACCACACGCACTG AATAAAATGGAGGATCGTTTGGAGGAGGCCATCCATGTACTGCGTAGCCATGCCGTGGGCCAAGGCCCTGGCTTAGAGGGCGCCCACTCTGACATGCACAGCCTGCTGTCTTCAGTACACAACGGGGGCCTCGGAGGCCTCTCTCCAGCTTTTCCCAATGCTAGCCTTGCCCTCAGTAACAGACATCCTGCTATG CAGGGAGGGAAACATGAGGAGCCAACAGGCCTTCCTCCCAGCAGCACTCTTCTGCACGGTCATCACGCATCTGGACCGACACCATCAGCTGGGCAACCAGAGGGCTTTACCA GTCTCCCTGGTGGTATGGCCCGCTCCACAcactcctccagcagctcagacatcaagagagaagacaaagaggatGATGAAAACTCTCTTGCAGACAagtctgaggaggaaaagaaggactCCAAGGCCACACGTAATCGAAG aAAGGAGGCGTTGACCCTCCAGATGCTCTCTGGCCTTTCAGACCAGAAAGATGA TCAGGACAATGAAGACGACGAGGACCTTCCCCCTGAAGTGAAGATGGAGCGCGAGAGGGAACGGCGAGTGGCTAACAATGCTCGCGAGCGTCTCAGAGTACGGGACATCAACGAGGCGTTTAAGGAGCTTGGGAGGATGTGCCAGCTGCACCTCAGCCATGACAAACCTCAGACCAAACTTCTCATCCTGCACCAAGCCGTCAATGTCATCCTCAATTTAGAACAACAAGTCAGAG AGCGTAACCTTAACCCCAAGGCAGCATGTTTAAAACGCcgtgaggaggagaaggtgtcTGGGGTGGTGGGTGAAGCACCCATGCAGCTCTCAGGAGGCCATCCTAGTATGGGAGGAGATGGCCACAATCCAGTAGGCCACATGTAA
- the tcf3b gene encoding transcription factor 3b isoform X1 → MNEQQQRMAAVGTDKELSDLLDFSAMFAPPVANGKNRTMTLASSQFGGSAIDERSGSGSWGSAEQNSPSFSQGRGYGEGSHYNEHEGLSSPFISSGIAGKNERPPYPPFGSQPGFLPSDIAMPSPDAMSPSGLKSGSQFYPPYPNNPRRRPPEGGIDTQPKKIRKPPGLPSSVYASTSGDEYARDNGGYPGAKPGAVYPGSFYMQEDPWSSSGYSAMLGNSPHIGQPGSFSAINPQDRMKRQPLPLSPQNYPLHGSEVNGFHSAPTTYNHTPTINGEGIMANRGTTAGSSGDEIGKALASIYPSDHNSNNFSSAPSTPGSPQAIAGTGAQSQWQRPTTPNYEGQPHALQNKMEDRLEEAIHVLRSHAVGQGPGLEGAHSDMHSLLSSVHNGGLGGLSPAFPNASLALSNRHPAMQGGKHEEPTGLPPSSTLLHGHHASGPTPSAGQPEGFTSLPGGMARSTHSSSSSDIKREDKEDDENSLADKSEEEKKDSKATRNRRKEALTLQMLSGLSDQKDDQDNEDDEDLPPEVKMERERERRVANNARERLRVRDINEAFKELGRMCQLHLSHDKPQTKLLILHQAVNVILNLEQQVRERNLNPKAACLKRREEEKVSGVVGEAPMQLSGGHPSMGGDGHNPVGHM, encoded by the exons ATGAACGAACAGCAGCAAAGAATGGCTGCAGTGGGAACTGACAAGGAACTCAGCGACCTCCTGGATTTCAGTGCG ATGTTTGCGCCTCCAGTAGCCAATGGGAAGAACAGGACAATGACACTTGCCAGCAGTCAGTTTGGTGGATCAG cgaTAGATGAGCGCAGCGGCTCTGGGTCTTGGGGCTCGGCAGAACAGAACAGCCCCTCTTTCAGCCAAGGACGG GGCTACGGGGAAGGATCCCACTACAATGAGCACGAAGGCCTGTCCTCTCCATTCATCAGTTCAGGGATCGCag GTAAAAATGAGAGGCCACCATATCCTCCCTTTGGAAGCCAG CCTGGGTTTCTTCCCAGCGACATAGCGATGCCCAGCCCAGATGCCATGTCCCCCTCTGGCCTGAAGTCTGGCTCTCAGTTTTACCCACCATACCCCAACAATCCACGGAGAAGGCCGCCTGAGGGAGGCATAG ACACCCAGCCAAAGAAGATTCGGAAACCCCCTGGCCTGCCGTCCTCG GTGTATGCCTCTACATCTGGTGACGAGTACGCCAGAGACAATGGAGGATATCCTGGTGCTAAGCCTGGAGCTGTCTACCCTGGCTCTTTCTACATGCAAG AAGACCCCTGGTCATCTTCTGGCTACTCTGCCATGCTGGGCAACTCTCCTCACATTGGACAGCCAGGCTCCTTCTCTGCAATTAACCCACAGGACAGGATG AAGCGTCAACCCCTGCCTCTGTCCCCACAGAACTATCCTCTGCATGGCAGCGAAGTCAACGGCTTCCACTCAGCTCCCACCACTTATAACCACACACCCACCATCAACGGAGAGGGCATCATGG ccaaCCGAGGCACCACAGCTGGCAGTTCAGGAGATGAAATTGGGAAGGCTCTTGCCTCA aTTTACCCATCGGACCACAACAGTAATAACTTCTCCTCAGCTCCATCTACTCCTGGATCTCCTCAGGCTATCGCAGGTACAG GAGCTCAGTCTCAGTGGCAAAGACCAACCACACCCAACTATGAAGGGCAACCACACGCACTG CAGAATAAAATGGAGGATCGTTTGGAGGAGGCCATCCATGTACTGCGTAGCCATGCCGTGGGCCAAGGCCCTGGCTTAGAGGGCGCCCACTCTGACATGCACAGCCTGCTGTCTTCAGTACACAACGGGGGCCTCGGAGGCCTCTCTCCAGCTTTTCCCAATGCTAGCCTTGCCCTCAGTAACAGACATCCTGCTATG CAGGGAGGGAAACATGAGGAGCCAACAGGCCTTCCTCCCAGCAGCACTCTTCTGCACGGTCATCACGCATCTGGACCGACACCATCAGCTGGGCAACCAGAGGGCTTTACCA GTCTCCCTGGTGGTATGGCCCGCTCCACAcactcctccagcagctcagacatcaagagagaagacaaagaggatGATGAAAACTCTCTTGCAGACAagtctgaggaggaaaagaaggactCCAAGGCCACACGTAATCGAAG aAAGGAGGCGTTGACCCTCCAGATGCTCTCTGGCCTTTCAGACCAGAAAGATGA TCAGGACAATGAAGACGACGAGGACCTTCCCCCTGAAGTGAAGATGGAGCGCGAGAGGGAACGGCGAGTGGCTAACAATGCTCGCGAGCGTCTCAGAGTACGGGACATCAACGAGGCGTTTAAGGAGCTTGGGAGGATGTGCCAGCTGCACCTCAGCCATGACAAACCTCAGACCAAACTTCTCATCCTGCACCAAGCCGTCAATGTCATCCTCAATTTAGAACAACAAGTCAGAG AGCGTAACCTTAACCCCAAGGCAGCATGTTTAAAACGCcgtgaggaggagaaggtgtcTGGGGTGGTGGGTGAAGCACCCATGCAGCTCTCAGGAGGCCATCCTAGTATGGGAGGAGATGGCCACAATCCAGTAGGCCACATGTAA
- the tcf3b gene encoding transcription factor 3b isoform X7: protein MNEQQQRMAAVGTDKELSDLLDFSAMFAPPVANGKNRTMTLASSQFGGSAIDERSGSGSWGSAEQNSPSFSQGRGYGEGSHYNEHEGLSSPFISSGIAGKNERPPYPPFGSQPGFLPSDIAMPSPDAMSPSGLKSGSQFYPPYPNNPRRRPPEGGIDTQPKKIRKPPGLPSSVYASTSGDEYARDNGGYPGAKPGAVYPGSFYMQEDPWSSSGYSAMLGNSPHIGQPGSFSAINPQDRMNYPLHGSEVNGFHSAPTTYNHTPTINGEGIMANRGTTAGSSGDEIGKALASIYPSDHNSNNFSSAPSTPGSPQAIAGTGAQSQWQRPTTPNYEGQPHALQNKMEDRLEEAIHVLRSHAVGQGPGLEGAHSDMHSLLSSVHNGGLGGLSPAFPNASLALSNRHPAMQGGKHEEPTGLPPSSTLLHGHHASGPTPSAGQPEGFTSLPGGMARSTHSSSSSDIKREDKEDDENSLADKSEEEKKDSKATRNRRKEALTLQMLSGLSDQKDDQDNEDDEDLPPEVKMERERERRVANNARERLRVRDINEAFKELGRMCQLHLSHDKPQTKLLILHQAVNVILNLEQQVRERNLNPKAACLKRREEEKVSGVVGEAPMQLSGGHPSMGGDGHNPVGHM from the exons ATGAACGAACAGCAGCAAAGAATGGCTGCAGTGGGAACTGACAAGGAACTCAGCGACCTCCTGGATTTCAGTGCG ATGTTTGCGCCTCCAGTAGCCAATGGGAAGAACAGGACAATGACACTTGCCAGCAGTCAGTTTGGTGGATCAG cgaTAGATGAGCGCAGCGGCTCTGGGTCTTGGGGCTCGGCAGAACAGAACAGCCCCTCTTTCAGCCAAGGACGG GGCTACGGGGAAGGATCCCACTACAATGAGCACGAAGGCCTGTCCTCTCCATTCATCAGTTCAGGGATCGCag GTAAAAATGAGAGGCCACCATATCCTCCCTTTGGAAGCCAG CCTGGGTTTCTTCCCAGCGACATAGCGATGCCCAGCCCAGATGCCATGTCCCCCTCTGGCCTGAAGTCTGGCTCTCAGTTTTACCCACCATACCCCAACAATCCACGGAGAAGGCCGCCTGAGGGAGGCATAG ACACCCAGCCAAAGAAGATTCGGAAACCCCCTGGCCTGCCGTCCTCG GTGTATGCCTCTACATCTGGTGACGAGTACGCCAGAGACAATGGAGGATATCCTGGTGCTAAGCCTGGAGCTGTCTACCCTGGCTCTTTCTACATGCAAG AAGACCCCTGGTCATCTTCTGGCTACTCTGCCATGCTGGGCAACTCTCCTCACATTGGACAGCCAGGCTCCTTCTCTGCAATTAACCCACAGGACAGGATG AACTATCCTCTGCATGGCAGCGAAGTCAACGGCTTCCACTCAGCTCCCACCACTTATAACCACACACCCACCATCAACGGAGAGGGCATCATGG ccaaCCGAGGCACCACAGCTGGCAGTTCAGGAGATGAAATTGGGAAGGCTCTTGCCTCA aTTTACCCATCGGACCACAACAGTAATAACTTCTCCTCAGCTCCATCTACTCCTGGATCTCCTCAGGCTATCGCAGGTACAG GAGCTCAGTCTCAGTGGCAAAGACCAACCACACCCAACTATGAAGGGCAACCACACGCACTG CAGAATAAAATGGAGGATCGTTTGGAGGAGGCCATCCATGTACTGCGTAGCCATGCCGTGGGCCAAGGCCCTGGCTTAGAGGGCGCCCACTCTGACATGCACAGCCTGCTGTCTTCAGTACACAACGGGGGCCTCGGAGGCCTCTCTCCAGCTTTTCCCAATGCTAGCCTTGCCCTCAGTAACAGACATCCTGCTATG CAGGGAGGGAAACATGAGGAGCCAACAGGCCTTCCTCCCAGCAGCACTCTTCTGCACGGTCATCACGCATCTGGACCGACACCATCAGCTGGGCAACCAGAGGGCTTTACCA GTCTCCCTGGTGGTATGGCCCGCTCCACAcactcctccagcagctcagacatcaagagagaagacaaagaggatGATGAAAACTCTCTTGCAGACAagtctgaggaggaaaagaaggactCCAAGGCCACACGTAATCGAAG aAAGGAGGCGTTGACCCTCCAGATGCTCTCTGGCCTTTCAGACCAGAAAGATGA TCAGGACAATGAAGACGACGAGGACCTTCCCCCTGAAGTGAAGATGGAGCGCGAGAGGGAACGGCGAGTGGCTAACAATGCTCGCGAGCGTCTCAGAGTACGGGACATCAACGAGGCGTTTAAGGAGCTTGGGAGGATGTGCCAGCTGCACCTCAGCCATGACAAACCTCAGACCAAACTTCTCATCCTGCACCAAGCCGTCAATGTCATCCTCAATTTAGAACAACAAGTCAGAG AGCGTAACCTTAACCCCAAGGCAGCATGTTTAAAACGCcgtgaggaggagaaggtgtcTGGGGTGGTGGGTGAAGCACCCATGCAGCTCTCAGGAGGCCATCCTAGTATGGGAGGAGATGGCCACAATCCAGTAGGCCACATGTAA